GGAGAATTCATACGTAAAACAACCGCCTTAACCTTATCATCATTACGCAATTCGCGTAAATCTCTCGATAATTTATCACCACCAATCATTCCGGTAGAACCCTCACCGTCTACAATAGCACCATAGGCGTAAAGAACAGCAACTCGATCAGCAGTTCCTTTACCCGTAGAAGGCGTATTTTTGTAGTCCAATAAGGAGATCGTAGGTATATCTTTCTTGCTGTCGATACCTAGCTTTTCTCTAATTTTTGCTAATATTTCATCCTTATATAAAAGGCTATCTACAAACTTTAGTTTAACAGCATCCTCAGGGTATTTTATAGCATAGTTATCGGCAATTCCTCTTATGCTGTCCGCATTCAGCTTTCTGCCAGTTGCGATATCATTTACAAATGTATTATAGATACTTCCTAAATATGAATTTACCTGCTCACGATTAGCCTCACTCATGCTGTTCATTATATAAGGCTCAACGGCACTTTTATAAGTCCCTACTTTAAGAACCTGCATATCCACCCCTACCTTATCTAAGGCGTCTTTAAAAAACATCACGGAACTCGCTAGCCCTCTAAAGTCTAATCCGCCTTCGGGATGTAAGTATACTTGATCAGCAACAGAGCTTAGATAGTAGGCTTTTTGAGTAAAGCTTTCGCTGTATGCAACGACAAACTTCCCTGACGCTTTAAAGTCCTGAATAGCATCGCGGATTGCTTTCATGGTTGCAAAACCGGTATTCACACCCTTTACATTCAGATAAATTCCTTTGATATTGGAATCCTCCTTTGCTGCCTGAATTCGAGAAAGGATATCATTTAACCCTATACTGCGCATGCTGCTATAGCCTGGCATATCAAGACCCTCAAATGGATTGGGTTCTGTTTTTTCAGTTATCGTGTGATCTAATGTAACAAGCAATACTGCATTGCTCGGTGTAACGGTTTCCGATGTCGGAGACACCGAACTCACCATATATGTAACAATACCAATCAGGATAAAAAACATGAGAATACTACTGATAATAATACCCGTAATGGTCGCTAATACGTACTTAAAGAAAGACTTCATAGAATTGTATGTGATTTTAATTCTAGTAAAAATAAGGTATTATTCGAATTATCTTAAACTATTCTTATATTAATCGGATGAATATAGTTTACCTATTAACTGGAGCAAACATTGGGAATCCAAGACAACAGTTGAATGATGCGAAGATTGAAATTGCAGAGCGCGTCGGGAAGATTATAAAGGAATCTTCTATCTATGAATCCGAAGCTTGGGGAGTTGAAGATCAACCGATATTCCTAAATCAAGTGTTGGAAGTTATTACCACACATTCTGCCTCAAAAGTATTGCAAACAATCCAGCAGATTGAATTGGTATTGGGAAGAATAAGAACACAGCGCTGGGGCTCTAGAACGATAGATATCGATATTCTATACTATAATACTGACATTATACACGAACCTGATTTACAGGTTCCTCATCCCTATATACAGGAACGTAATTTTACACTAATTCCCCTTACTGAAATTGCCCCCAATTTCGAACACCCTATTTTCAAGAAAACAAATCAACAACTATTAATGGATTCCAAAGATCCGCTGAATGTAAATATTGCCAAACATGAGTGATTTTAAAATTATTAACCCAGACGTACTAAAAAGTAGTATGATGAATAATATGGAGATGGTCAAGCAGTTGGTCGCTCTATTTTTAACCCAAGGAAAGGTCGATTTCGAGACCTTGGAGAATGCAGTCAATGAAAAAAATTACCTGGAAATAGCGTCGAAAGCACATCATATCAAACCTACCATGGAATATATAGGTGCCTCGAACTTGAGAATACAGTTTCAGGATCTAGAACAAAAAGCAAGAAACAAAGCATCAATTGAAGAAATTGAGGAAGCTTTTGCCATTCTGACAAGAGATTTTAATACAGCGATGCTTGAACTTGAAACTTATTCTACCTCTTTAGCTGAAGCATAATTCCGCTCGGAAGCAAAATGCAAATAAGAGAATAGAATATATAGGATCAATACCATTGGGAGTGCCAAGAATTTAAATATTACAATTAGCACAAGGCTAAGCAACAAGAAAAGATATTTAAACTTATTGGCGCTCCATGCTAAGGAACTCAGCTTCATGGAGAAAAGCTTGATCTCCGAAACCAGTAAGAAACTACACACGGCTACAATACCTAGAAGCAGAACAACATTGTGTAACAACGGATAGTCTTGTGCAATAAAAGGTAAGGAGATTATAAAAAAGGTATTCATTGGCGTATTCACACCAATAAAATCCGTAGTCTGTCTTGTGTCAATATTGAATTTCGCTAAGCGCAAGGCGGAGAAAATCGTCATAACGTATCCTAAATAAGGAAGATATTGTGAGTCTGTACTTTCTTTCAGCATCATAAACATGATGGTCCCTGGCAGAAATCCAAAGCTAATCACATCAGCTAAAGAGTCTAGCTCTTTTCCAATTAATGACTTCACATGCAATGCTCTTGCAGACATCCCGTCAAAGAAATCAAATATCCCGGAAGCTAACACACAGTAAAATGCAAAAAGGTAATTGCCTTGCAGCGCCATCACAACACCAATACAACCACTGAACAAATTAAGGGAGGTAATACTATTTGGAATATATTTCTTCATAAATAAAAAAAGCCATCTTTGAATAAAAGATGGCTTAAAAGTATCAATTTAAAATGGCTTTTTAGCCATTCATGCTAATTAAAAATTCTTGATTAGACTTCGTTCCACGCATTTGAGTCAATAAGAATTCCATTGCTTCTTGAGAATTCATGTCGGCTAAATGGTTTCTTAACACCCATAGACGTTGTAACTCTTCGCGGTCTACTAATAGATCGTCGCGACGAGTACTTGAAGCCGTAAGGTCGATTGCCGGGAAGATACGCTTGTTTGAAAGCTTGCGATCCAACTGCAATTCCATGTTACCTGTACCTTTAAATTCTTCAAAGATAACCTCGTCCATTTTAGAACCAGTCTCTGTTAATGCTGTTGCAAGAATAGTTAATGAACCACCATTCTCGATATTACGAGCAGCACCAAAGAAACGCTTAGGTTTATGCAATGCATTCGCATCCACACCACCTGAAAGGATCTTACCTGATGCAGGAGCAACCGTATTGTAAGCACGCGCAAGACGTGTGATAGAATCTAATAGAATAACAACATCATGGCCACACTCAACCATTCGTTTTGCTTTTTCTAACACGATGTTAGCAATCTTAACGTGACGATCTGCAGGCTCATCGAAAGTCGATGATACAACTTCCGCACGCACTGATCTTGCCATATCTGTAACCTCTTCCGGACGCTCATCAATCAATAAGATGATCAAATAAACCTCAGGGTGATTCTTCGCGATAGCATTTGCAACCTCTTTCAACAAGTTTGTTTTACCTGTTTTAGGCTGCGCTACGATAAGTCCACGCTGGCCTTTACCGATAGGCGTAAATAAATCCATGATACGCGTTGAGTAATTTCCAGGACCTAAGTCTAGGTTCAATTTCTCGTCCGGGAACAATGGAGTTAGATAATCAAAAGGAACGCGGTCTCTTACTTCCGCAGGATCTTGACCGTTGATCGCTTCAACGCGAACCAATGGAAAGTATTTCTCTCCTTCTTTCGGAGGACGAATACATCCGCGAACATTATCACCAGTCTTTAAACCAAATAATTTGATCTGCGACTGTGAAACGTAAATATCATCTGGAGAAGTTAAATAGTTGTAATCTGATGATCTCAAGAAACCATATCCATCAGCCATGATCTCTAACACGCCTTCATTGACAATAACATTATCGAAATCAGCCGAAGAAGATTTAGCTGGCGCAGGCTCCGCTGGAGCAGCTGGTTTTGGAGCTTCAGCAACTTCTACTTCCGTAGCAACTGCCTGTTCTACTCTTGGTGTTTCTTCTGTGGAAGATGGCTTTCTTGTAACAGCGATTGGCTCTGCCGATTTCACTGTACGAACGCGCTTGCGAGGACGATCTCCTGAAGCATGGTCTGCTGAATCAGAATCTGCTGCGGGAGCAGTACTATCTTGTTGCGCCTCATCGGCTATAACAGTAATACGATCGATTAGCTCTTGCTTTCTTAGTTTTTCAGCATCCACAATACCTAAAACCTTAGCAATCTCGCGTAATTCAGACACGAGCTTCGTATTCAATTCATTAATATCCATTAATTTATTTTATGATTTATTTAAGGATTTTACTTTTTGATATTTTTCTTTCAGTTCCACATCTGTGTGATGTCCTCAAGGCTCAGGCAAATCCATCTAGATTTTTCGATATCCTTCTGAAAGATAATTTTAAGAACTGCACAAAGAAAAAAAGAAGTAATGTAAATTCAAAAGAAAAATAGTAATTTTTTTTCACTTATTCCTCACGGATTAACAAATATGCCTAATAAATTGTTTTAGCGAAGCATATCAACTTTAAATAAATCAAAAAAAGTTCTTTATTTGTAAGATTATTATGGCAAAATAGATCTAAACTATATGAGCAATCACCCAACAAACACAGAAACTAAAACAAACTACCCCGCACTCTATACCCTCATTGTGGTATTCTTTTTTTGGGGATTTATCGCAGCTGGAAATAGCGTATTTATCCCGTTTTGTAAAAACTACTTTCACCTAGATCAATTTCAATCCCAGTTAATTGACTTTGCTTTCTATTCCGCGTATTACATTGGCGCCCTACTTCTCTTCATTTTCGGAACACTATCAGGGAAAGACCTAGTAGGTAAATGGGGATACAAAAAAAGTATTGTCTATGGTTTACTTTTTTCCGCACTAGGTGCTGCATCGATGATCGTAGCGGTCGAGGTTAACCTATATGTAGGAATGCTTATCGGACTATTTATTGTGGCACTAGGGTTCTCCTTGCAGCAGACTGCCGCAAACCCGTTTGCTGTCATCCTCGGCGATCCTAAAACAGGAGCCTCCCGTGTAAACCTTGGTGGAGCGGTAAACTCCTTAGGTACTACGATTGGCCCATTAATTATCGGATACGCCCTGTTTGGCACATTCGAAACGGTTTCCGACTCAGAGATTGCGAGCCTTCCACTCAACAAAGTCGTTTACTTATATATTGGTGTAGGACTCTTATTCATCCTTGCGGCAGCTTTATTCAACTTCTCGAAGAAGGTGCCTGCTGGTTATAACCTTGAACAAATGGAGTCTGCGAATAAAGCGCGTACGACTTTAATCATTATCACTGTACTATTATTATGTGCATTTGTTCCAGTGTTTACAAGTTATAAATCAGATGCTGCTTTGGAAGTCGCTGCTTTGCAGGAACAAATACAAGCAAGCAATGATGCCGGCTTAATTGCGAAGGCAAAAGAGCTTACGCACGGGCTGGAAATCAGCCGTATGTTCTGGTTATTAGGTGCTTTAGTTGTTGTTGTTGGAGGACTTTTGTTCGCTTATACAAGAGCACAGAAAAACCCAATTGGATGGGGAGCAATGAAATATCCGCAGTTGGTATTAGGTATGCTAGCCCTATTTGTATATGTAGGAATTGAAGTTGCAATCGGGAGTAACCTCGGAGAATTATTGACATTGGAAGAATTCGGCAATCTACAGTCCTCTCAAATCACCCCTTATGTATCCATGTATTGGGGAGGTATGATGATCGGTAGATGGGCTGGCGCCATTGCTGCATTTAACTTTACCAGCTCCAAAAAGCAATTATTAACTATTATCGTCCCTATCATTGCATTTTCGATCATCATCGGCGTAAATACACTTGCAGGCTTCGATATGTCGGTTTTATATTACTACATCATCTGTGTAGCGGTGCAAATCATTGCCTTCTTTATCTCTAAAGATAAACCCGTACGCACGCTAGTAATCTTTGGCACGTTCGGTCTGGTTGCTATGATCGTCGGCTTAATGACCTCCGGTACTGTCGCAATCTACTCATTCTTAGCAGGTGGCTTAGCTTGTTCCATCATGTGGGGATCTATTTTCAGTTTATCGATTGTCGGATTAGGAAAATACACCGAGCAGGGATCTGCCTTCTTAGTAATGATGATTTTAGGTGGTGGTATTATCCCTCCTATCCAAGGAAAGCTTTCTGATATCATCGGCATTCACAACTCATACATCGTACCGGTTATCGGATTTATATACATTATTTTATTTGCCTTTTTAGTGAGAGGATTCTTGACAAAACAGGGAATCAATATCGACGATGTGGAGTCTGAAGGCACACACTAAGAGCAACTAATTGTATAAAATACACTAAGTATTTTAAATTTATTACAAAGTATAAAAACCTCACAATCAAAATATTGTGAGGTTTTTTCTTTAAAACTGAGTTTCGTTTACGGGGAATTGCTTGATTATATCAAATAAAAATTCTTATTTTTAGTGATAAATCCATTAATTTCGGATTTTAAGCAGTCAAAATACCATTGTAAAACAAACAAACAAGTTACTTTAAATTAAATTAAAAAATAATGATCATAATTGCAGATGGAGGATCTACAAAGACAAACTGGTGTTTGTTAGATGATTCAAATAAAAAAATCTATTTCAACACCGAAGGTTATAACCCATACTTTGTAGATAGTGATTACATTGTTGCATCCCTTAAGAAAGGATTACCTCATGATATTCCTTTTGAGAAAATCGCTGAGGTAAATTATTACGGCGCAGGGGTTCACAACGAAGAGAAAGCGAAGATTGTAGAGGAAGCTATCCAAGCGGTGTTCCCAAATGCAAAAGTCGAAGTTGGTCATGACTTATTAGCTGCTGCTCGCGCGTTATTAGGTAACGAAGCAGGATTCGCAGCCATCCTCGGAACAGGTACAAATACATGTATCTATGACGGAAAAGATATCACTCATAACATTGATTCTGCTGCTTATATCTTAGGTGATGAAGGTAGTGGTAGCTATATCGGTAAAAAACTATTAACAGACTTCATCCGCGGATTAATGCCTAAAGATGTAGCTGATGTTTTCTACGAAACATACAAACTTACGCCGGATGAAATCATGGATAATGTTTACACAAAACCGTTAGCAAACCGTTTCTGCGCAAGTTTCAGTAAATTTGTTTACGACAATAACGTAAATATCCAATATACACGCAAGATTGTTGACGATGCATTCGAAGCATTCTTTAACAACCTAGTAAGCAAGTACCCGGATTACCAATCTTACACGTTCAACTGTATCGGTTCTGTGGGATACAACTTCAGAAATGTATTGGAAGAAAAAGCGAACCAATATGGTATGCAAGTAGGTAAAATCCTTCGTTCACCTATTGATGATTTAGTTCAATTCCATATCAATAGATCGAAGACTACTGCAAACTAGTGGTTAGTATTTAGTAGTGAGTATTTAGTAGTGAGTATTTAGTATTTAGACCTATGGCGTCTAGGTATTTTGAAGATAAAAGAGAGGGTCTGTATTTTGATACAGACCCTCTCTTTTATAATTTGACGAAACTACTAACTTATAAAATCATTTTAGAATGTTATAGTTTCTCCTATTTTCGGTAATCGAAGTTCTAAACCGGCCGCATCAAATATCGATTTTGTGGCTTCTTTATCGATTGTAATCGGAGGAAAAGAATCGTAATGAATACCAACAATATGCTTACATTTTATAAAATCCGCAGCAATTACCGCATCCTCCGCATCCATGGTATAATGACCACCGATTGGTAACAGCGCTAAGTCAATATTAAAACGCTCTAACAGCTTCATCTCCATTGTTAATGCCGTATCTCCGGCAAAATAAATAGTCTTCCCATCAACGAAAAACACATATCCAACCGGAAAGCCACCATATTCTCCATCTGGCGTGCTGTTCGTATGTACAGCATATACCATCTTCACCTTTCCGAAAGGCAGTTTCAGTGTACCACCAATATTATACTCGATTACTTTATCATCCGCTACGCCCTGTTTTCTCACCCAAGCCGCCGTTTCTACGATAGCACATACGGTCGCATCGCTTTGCTTTTGTATGGTCGCCATATCAGCAACATGATCTTGATGACCATGCGATAGGAAAATATAATCCGCCCTGATATCGGCAACATTGATGGACGAAGCCAAGGGGTTATAAGTAATAAAAGGATCTACTAAGACCTTAGTGCCGTTGAAATCAAATTCAACGCAGGATTGTCCGTAATAGGTAAGTTTCATCATCTCTCTTTTATTTATTTCCAAATAGGTTTCCTAATCCGCCTAAGCCGCTCAGCATATCTTGAGATGCAGCCGCCATCTCTGCCTGACTGATACTCTCTGCTTGCGTTATAGCCTTATTTAGAGCAACAATTAACAGCTCCTCCAGCTCTTCCTTGTCAGCGTCTTTCAGGAACTCAGGATCGATATTGATCTCCTTAATTTCCTTATTAGCCGATGCTATCACTCGAATCTTACCGCCCTCCGCTTCTCCGGATACCGATACATGATCCAATCTATCTTTAATCTCCTGTGCCTTCTGTTGTGCTTGAAATAATTTATCGAACATCTCCTTAAATATTGTTTATAAGCCCAATAATACAAAATATTAGCCAATTCTCCGTCAGCAATTAGGTTCTTTTCCTTAGCTTAAGTACCTTTGTGAATTAACATAGCGTACCGATGAACGAATTAACATACTATACCGAGATTTCGGAAGATTTACAAAAAAACAATCCTACAGCATACGAAGAACTGGACGAAGAAATACATATCATCATCCATAAACTAAAGTTCATCCCTCTGGAAAGTCGACCGATCGTTCAAGTAATAAGCAATGATGAATCAATACAGCAAGATTATCTGCAAGAGCTGTTAAAGGTTGCTGGAGCACAGCCAATAGCATCCGCAGTTCCATTAGAAGATGTAGAAATCCTAATCTTTATCGACGAAACAAACAATTACCTCAGCACGCTCCCCGTGGAACTTCAAACATTATACGCGGAAAGCAAAGCCGTAAAAAACAATCAAATCTACATCATCCAAAAATCAGCATTCGCAAAAGATAAAGCTGCCTATATCCAGGATATCGAAGTATTAGCAGAAATCGTACAATCGAAATACTTTGTGTTTGGACATGAAGGCGAAGAATGGATCAAATTTGATATTAGATATTAGATGTTAGATTTTAGACATTAGAAATAGAGGGCGCCTACTCGAGGGCACTGAAAAAGTCCCCTTAGAAAAAAAGGTTAAAAAAGGGAGTCGAAAACTACAGTTTTCTGCTCCCTTTTTCGTATTTTAAGGTAGGCTTTAACGGACATCAGGATGCTCTCTACCCAACAAAAAATACAGTTCAGTTCCTATTCAGGATTGTACGATATTATCGTACCAAAAGATAATCTACTTCGAAAAATCAACGATCTTATCGATTTCAGTTTTATCTATGACGAGCTTTTGGCTAAGTATTGCCAGACGAATGGCCGTACAGCGGAGAGCCCTATCAAGATGTTCAAATACCTTCTGTTAAAAACGATCTACACCGTTTCGGATGTAGATGTCGTTGAACGTTCCAGATATGATATGTCCTTCAAATATTTTCTTGAAATGGCACCAGAGGAGGATGTGATCAATTCAAGTTCGCTTACCAAATTCCGCAAACTACGATTAAAAGATATGGATCTGTTGAACCTGTTGATCAATAGGACCGTAACGATTGCTCTTGAAAAAGGCATTATAAAATCAAAGTCTATTATCGTAGACGCGACCCATACCGTTTCCAGATCGAATCCGCACACAGCATTGGCAGTACTCAGGGAACGCTCCAAACTATTAAGAAAAGCGATATATCAGATTGATGGGGAATACAAGAGGAATCTACCACAAAAGAATGAATCCAACGACCTGGATCAAGAGCTTGCTTATTGCAGGGAATTACAGAGGGTCCTTGATGAAGATCAATCTATCAGTGAAATACCGGCTGTGAAAGAAAAGCTGAATCTGTTGAAGGAAACCATTGAAGACACAAAAGAATACTATCTGCTCTCTAAGGATGATGAGGCCAGACTTGGACACAAGTCAGTGGACAGCAGTTTCTTTGGCTATAAAACACATCTGGCGATGACTGAGGAACGCATCATTACAGCAGCGGTCGTTACTACAGGCGAAAAAGGTGATGGCCCTGAACTACCTAGGTTATTAGAGATCAGCCAGCAGAATGGAATGCAAGTGGATACAATAATAGGTGATGCCGCGTATTCGGGAAAAGAAAATCTTCAGGTGGCAAAAGAACAAAACATTGATATCATCGCTAAATTAAATCCATCCATTACCCAAGGCTTTAGGAAAGATAAAGACAAGTTTGACTATAATAAAGATGCGGATATGTTTGTTTGTCCCGCAGGACATTTGGCCATCCGCAAGGCGCGTCAGGGAAAGAAGGAACAAGGTACAAATCAAACGGAGACCTATTACTTTGATGTGGAGAAATGTAAGGTCTGTCCTCTTAGGGAAGGATGTTACAAGCAAGGGGCCAGAACCAAATCCTATTCAGTCTCCATAAAATCCGAACTCCATAGGGAGCAGATGGCTTTCCAGCAAACCGATTATTATCGAAGCAAGTCTAAGCAAAGGTATAAGATCGAGGCCAAGAACAGTGAGCTCAAGAATGTCCATGGCTATGGCAGAGCTGATGCTTATGGAATCCATAATATGGAAATGCAGGGCGCAATGGCCATCTTCACCGTAAACCTGAAAAGAATCCTGAAATTGATATAAAAAGGTGAGATATTGCCTCAAAAAAGCCTAGATGGGATGCTAAAAACTCAAATAGCAAGTCCTAGTCGCTTACACCTTCAATAAGCTCATAAAAAACAAACTTCCAGAAACCCTTTGAACAAAAATGACCGAGTAGGGGAAAACCTATACTCAGTCATTTCTTTAAGTCTCATTAGAAAGTTGAGGCTTTTTCAGTGCCCTCGCCTACTCGGCGCCTTTTTTATTGTTTGTTTTGAACCAGGAAAGGAAGGATAAAAAGATATGCAGGATCCTGTCAATCCTCGCATCCTTCCTTTCCTGGTTCAGAAAAAAGCATCCTGTCAATCCTTACATCCTTCCTTTCCTAGTTCAGAAAAAAGCATCCTGTCAATCCTTGCACCCTTCCTTTCTTGGTTCAAAACAACAAAAAAGGCGCCGAGTAGGCGCCCTATATTTCTAATGTCTAATGTCTAAAATCTAAAATCTAACTAACATATTTCTTCCTCAACACTACATAAAGCTTATCCACCGTCTGTGGTTTTGAAGCCCAATTATTCTTCAGCGCATAGTTCGATTGCAGGAATGCGTCGGCTTCAGCGAAATTATCAAAGCGGTTTAACAGCTCAATTGCTTCGCTATATGCTAGGCTATAGCCATTAAATAAATCTTTAATAAACAACAGCTTATCATTTAGGCTCACACCTGTTTTTAGATCAACAATGGTATCGGACGACTTGCTTGTTGATGTTTGAAACTGATTAACATTCGTTAGGCCAGCTTGCTTCTGTTGCTGAATCAACTCATTCAACGTCATGCGACGACTAGGAGTTTGTTCGGCTTGCTTCGCTAAATCGTTCAGACTCGCTTCTTTCGGCTCTTCCTTAATTTCAACATGCTTCTCTTCGATCACCACTTCATTGACTACAGGCTCATTGCTAACCTCTTCCTTCTTTTCTTCAACTGGCGCTTGTGTTTTAAAGCTATTCGTAGGGCGCTCTACGGAAGTATAGTTTGAAGAGGCAGTATGTGTATAGGCAGGTGCGGCAGGTTCTTCTGGTCGTTCTTCCACAGCTTTTACCTCCTCCTCTTGCTCTTCTTCCTCCACAGTGTCTTCAATATTCTCAACAACCGCAGCTTCCTCTTGATCCGTTTCATTATCTGTCACACTATCATCGATATGGCCGAAACCTTCAAACTTAATACCTTCAGTTTTCTGTTCTGGGGATTGTTCCTCCTCTTCTACTTCTTCGGGAGCTTCTGCAACAACTTCTGTTTCCTCAATGACATCTTCGGATTTTACCTCTTGGATTTCTTCAATCACCGGCTGACTGTCCGCCTCATGCTCGTCAAAAGTCGGCGCAGGTGTGAATGTATTTTCCTCTTCTGCAACAGTATTCTCTGTCCCCGGCAATTCAGGTACTGCTGCAACAATCGCTGGAGCAGATAGTTGATTAAGTGCATCCAAATTAGCAGCCAAAAACTTCGCTTGAGCCGCCATTAGCTGTACTTGTACCGAGTCTTGTGTTAGTTTTGCTTTGTCCAAGCTTGCATACTGTTCGTTAATTTCTACGAGTAGATCACCAATTTTGTTGTAAATATCTTGTTGTGAATAGGCCATATTGTTCTATATCTTTGTTCTATAAAATGGAAGTCTTTCCTAAGTAAGTGTATTAAAATTAAAACCACTGATTCATACAGGTTTCAGCGATTAATTGATAATCCTTAAACCAAAAATAAGATTAAATTTCGATATTCGCATCCATTGGGGCTTAAGAATTTGTCTACAACTATAAACTATTTAAAAGCCTTTTTAGTATTAAATCCATTCAAAAATGATGTTGTTTTCAGAACATAATTTCCATGAAAGACAGGAACGCGTTGGTAGCATAGAGGTAATCTGTGGTTCTATGTTTTCCGGGAAAACGGAGGAATTGATCCGGAGGCTGAAAAGAGCAAAGTTCGCTAAATTGCCGGTAGAGATTTTCAAACCGGAAATCGATGTCCGCTACGGAGATAAGGAAGTAGTATCGCATGATAGCAATGCAATCCCTTCGACACCGGTTTCTCATTCATCCGCTATCTTATTGTTAAGCTCGGATACCAAAGTCGTGGGAATTGATGAGGCCCAGTTCTTTGACGACGAACTGCCGGAGGTATGCAATACCCTAGCCAATCGTGGTATCAGAGTTATTGTTGCTGGATTAGACATGGACTTTAAGGGACGACCTTTTGGTCCCATCCCCAACCTTATGGCCATGGCTGAGCACGTAAGTAAAGTACACGCCGTATGTGTACAATGTGGATCGCCTGCGACCTATTCTTATCGATTTGCTGAAAACGAATCACGCGTCCTTCTA
The DNA window shown above is from Sphingobacterium hotanense and carries:
- the sppA gene encoding signal peptide peptidase SppA, giving the protein MKSFFKYVLATITGIIISSILMFFILIGIVTYMVSSVSPTSETVTPSNAVLLVTLDHTITEKTEPNPFEGLDMPGYSSMRSIGLNDILSRIQAAKEDSNIKGIYLNVKGVNTGFATMKAIRDAIQDFKASGKFVVAYSESFTQKAYYLSSVADQVYLHPEGGLDFRGLASSVMFFKDALDKVGVDMQVLKVGTYKSAVEPYIMNSMSEANREQVNSYLGSIYNTFVNDIATGRKLNADSIRGIADNYAIKYPEDAVKLKFVDSLLYKDEILAKIREKLGIDSKKDIPTISLLDYKNTPSTGKGTADRVAVLYAYGAIVDGEGSTGMIGGDKLSRDLRELRNDDKVKAVVLRMNSPGGSALASDVIWREVELTKKVKPVIVSMGDYAASGGYYISAAADSIFADPTTLTGSIGVFGVIPSFQKLFNEKLGVHFDAVKTGKFADMDVDMDRPLTEEEKSIIQGSVNRVYQVFMKRVADGRKMTVANVDSIGQGRVWTGAQAVELKLVDRLATLDEAVKAAAAKAKLTDYRVTEYPRAKDPLSEIWSVSKEKVKGMLIDEELGEYAKYLKELKRVTTQSGIQARIPYMIEIY
- the folK gene encoding 2-amino-4-hydroxy-6-hydroxymethyldihydropteridine diphosphokinase, yielding MNIVYLLTGANIGNPRQQLNDAKIEIAERVGKIIKESSIYESEAWGVEDQPIFLNQVLEVITTHSASKVLQTIQQIELVLGRIRTQRWGSRTIDIDILYYNTDIIHEPDLQVPHPYIQERNFTLIPLTEIAPNFEHPIFKKTNQQLLMDSKDPLNVNIAKHE
- a CDS encoding Hpt domain-containing protein, whose product is MSDFKIINPDVLKSSMMNNMEMVKQLVALFLTQGKVDFETLENAVNEKNYLEIASKAHHIKPTMEYIGASNLRIQFQDLEQKARNKASIEEIEEAFAILTRDFNTAMLELETYSTSLAEA
- a CDS encoding CDP-alcohol phosphatidyltransferase family protein; its protein translation is MKKYIPNSITSLNLFSGCIGVVMALQGNYLFAFYCVLASGIFDFFDGMSARALHVKSLIGKELDSLADVISFGFLPGTIMFMMLKESTDSQYLPYLGYVMTIFSALRLAKFNIDTRQTTDFIGVNTPMNTFFIISLPFIAQDYPLLHNVVLLLGIVAVCSFLLVSEIKLFSMKLSSLAWSANKFKYLFLLLSLVLIVIFKFLALPMVLILYILFSYLHFASERNYASAKEVE
- the rho gene encoding transcription termination factor Rho; the encoded protein is MDINELNTKLVSELREIAKVLGIVDAEKLRKQELIDRITVIADEAQQDSTAPAADSDSADHASGDRPRKRVRTVKSAEPIAVTRKPSSTEETPRVEQAVATEVEVAEAPKPAAPAEPAPAKSSSADFDNVIVNEGVLEIMADGYGFLRSSDYNYLTSPDDIYVSQSQIKLFGLKTGDNVRGCIRPPKEGEKYFPLVRVEAINGQDPAEVRDRVPFDYLTPLFPDEKLNLDLGPGNYSTRIMDLFTPIGKGQRGLIVAQPKTGKTNLLKEVANAIAKNHPEVYLIILLIDERPEEVTDMARSVRAEVVSSTFDEPADRHVKIANIVLEKAKRMVECGHDVVILLDSITRLARAYNTVAPASGKILSGGVDANALHKPKRFFGAARNIENGGSLTILATALTETGSKMDEVIFEEFKGTGNMELQLDRKLSNKRIFPAIDLTASSTRRDDLLVDREELQRLWVLRNHLADMNSQEAMEFLLTQMRGTKSNQEFLISMNG
- a CDS encoding MFS transporter, which encodes MSNHPTNTETKTNYPALYTLIVVFFFWGFIAAGNSVFIPFCKNYFHLDQFQSQLIDFAFYSAYYIGALLLFIFGTLSGKDLVGKWGYKKSIVYGLLFSALGAASMIVAVEVNLYVGMLIGLFIVALGFSLQQTAANPFAVILGDPKTGASRVNLGGAVNSLGTTIGPLIIGYALFGTFETVSDSEIASLPLNKVVYLYIGVGLLFILAAALFNFSKKVPAGYNLEQMESANKARTTLIIITVLLLCAFVPVFTSYKSDAALEVAALQEQIQASNDAGLIAKAKELTHGLEISRMFWLLGALVVVVGGLLFAYTRAQKNPIGWGAMKYPQLVLGMLALFVYVGIEVAIGSNLGELLTLEEFGNLQSSQITPYVSMYWGGMMIGRWAGAIAAFNFTSSKKQLLTIIVPIIAFSIIIGVNTLAGFDMSVLYYYIICVAVQIIAFFISKDKPVRTLVIFGTFGLVAMIVGLMTSGTVAIYSFLAGGLACSIMWGSIFSLSIVGLGKYTEQGSAFLVMMILGGGIIPPIQGKLSDIIGIHNSYIVPVIGFIYIILFAFLVRGFLTKQGINIDDVESEGTH
- a CDS encoding N-acetylglucosamine kinase, producing MIIIADGGSTKTNWCLLDDSNKKIYFNTEGYNPYFVDSDYIVASLKKGLPHDIPFEKIAEVNYYGAGVHNEEKAKIVEEAIQAVFPNAKVEVGHDLLAAARALLGNEAGFAAILGTGTNTCIYDGKDITHNIDSAAYILGDEGSGSYIGKKLLTDFIRGLMPKDVADVFYETYKLTPDEIMDNVYTKPLANRFCASFSKFVYDNNVNIQYTRKIVDDAFEAFFNNLVSKYPDYQSYTFNCIGSVGYNFRNVLEEKANQYGMQVGKILRSPIDDLVQFHINRSKTTAN